One window from the genome of Paramormyrops kingsleyae isolate MSU_618 chromosome 3, PKINGS_0.4, whole genome shotgun sequence encodes:
- the LOC111844340 gene encoding uncharacterized protein, with product MKLLGHRHQPKAQHVLDQHRRKQRVHSAQRDISPVPSSYSEPVSLRQRKGVTGELPWQRGCGIWEDEDETQSVKSVQCGRRVKRPRGFAKATDLKLPPVSVDGSKVRCSLMVRGSSYPHGCAFPPICQPRTARTRGLERPPSRAGKRGVERLCEVEDCSRNADPSHMTTENLHIHPPASTCVPAKEQGRIEDRTPAAGEVSLGLGIYIPRGPAGGRDLLPRKPQGWKELWQVMVPQKEGMRSPSRLQQHGGQEFALRPRGRGEPQDSILTPNPGHGPHVRRPPCRCNSPATSHLLQLPGSSFPSVPARCLATRTVELASSNGGLLPKITMTCPTPKILP from the exons ATGAAGCTGCTTGGTCATAGGCACCAGCCCAAAGCTCAACATGTTCTGGACCAGCACAGGAGAAAGCAGAGGGTCCATTCTGCCCAGAGAGACATCTCCCCAGTGCCCTCTTCCTACTCGGAACCCGTCTCCCTGAGGCAGCGGAAG GGCGTGACTGGTGAGTTGCCATGGCAACGTGGGTGTGGCATCTGGGAGGATGAGGATGAGACGCAGAGTGTGAAGAGCGTGCAGTGCGGGAGAAGGGTCAAGCGGCCACGGGGATTTgccaaagccacggaccttaaACTACCGCCGGTCTCCGTTGATGGCAGTAAAGTCCG GTGCAGTTTGATGGTACGGGGATCCAGCTACCCCCATGGGTGTGCATTCCCTCCCATATGCCAGCCCAGGACCGCTCGGACCCGAGGCCTGGAGAGACCGCCGTCTCGGGCTGGGAAGAG AGGGGTGGAGAGGCTTTGTGAGGTGGAGGACTGCAGCAGAAATGCTGACCCCAGTCACATGACTACAGAGAACCTCCACATCCATCCACCTGCCTCCACCTGTGTCCCGGCTAAAGAGCAGGGCAGGATAGAGGACCGCACCCCAGCGGCGGGTGAAGTATCCTTGGGGCTGGGGATCTACATCCCCAGAGGCCCTGCTGGAGGGAGAGACCTTCTCCCCCGGAAGCCCCAAGGCTGGAAGGAGCTCTGGCAAGTAATGGTGCCCCAGAAGGAAGGTATGCGCTCTCCCTCCAGGCTGCAGCAGCATGGCGGCCAGGAGTTTGCTCTCCGGCCGCGTGGCAGAGGGGAGCCACAGGACAGCATCCTGACCCCAAACCCTGGGCACGGGCCCCACGTGCGGAGACCACCCTGTCGCTGTAACAGTCCTGCCACCTCTCACCTCCTTCAGCTGCCTGGCTCGTCGTTCCCTTCAGTGCCAGCACGTTGCTTGGCAACCCGCACTGTGGAGCTGGCCAGCTCCAATGGGGGGTTGCTGCCCAAAATCACCATGACCTGCCCCACCCCTAAAATTCTCCCCTAA